DNA from Thermococcus argininiproducens:
TAGGTCTCCTTCGTAAAGCTTTAGAATGGCTTTTAAGTCAAAAGCGAATCCAAATGCTTTCATGCCTTTAATCTCGTATTCTCCCCCGCCTCCAATAGGTTTTCCAAATTTTGGTGAGTATACTTCGAAGATAATGTCACTGTAATATGGAAGAATTCTAATAGTTCCAAAATCCACAAAGACCCTTTTATCATCAACTGCTTCAATTATCTTGTTTAATTTTTGGTATTCACACTTCTTTCCTCTGAAGTTGAAAAGCTTCCAAAGTTCTTCCTTTTTTGCTGAAGGTATGGGGAGACCTTCTATTTTTTCAAAGTTCCGTCTACTTAATGCAGTAATTATCTGGGGTTTATACTCTTCTATTCCCTTCAGGGCTCTTTTCCACACTTCCAAACTGCCTACATCAATGTAGAACTCGTTTATTCCGAGGCTTTCCAATGCTGTTATTGCAATTAATATTCCTTCAACTTGTACCATCAAATCATTCCCGCCAATGAACTCAATTCCAGCTTGCCATTCTCCTTTTGTTGTTCCGTTGAGAACCTCAAGGATGTAGTAGAGCTTTAGCTCTCTTTTCTCTTTTAAATTTGCAAGGATTTGGGACGTTGGATCTGGTTTGAACATATAGAATTTATTGTTATATGCAAACTTTGTACCTTTCCTTAAATTGGGGGAATATTCTTCCACACTAGGTAGGAATATTTCCTTATACCCCCAAAGCTCAAAGGTTCTCCTTAAGTTTTTTACAGTATACGCTAACCTAACTGATTCGGAAAATAAGTCTTTTTTCAAAAAAATCCCCTCCTGTGAGCTTTAAAATGAATTTCAATTTCAACAGTGGATCTAAGTTAGTCTTAATTATAGAAGAGTTGTCAATGATGATGGCAGTAGCTCACCATAAAAACTACTGAAAATACATCCTCTCTATCCTGGACATTTGCAAAGTTTTTCGTATTGTTTTCATTCCAAACTTTCATATTGCTCACCTACGGGGGAAAGGATTCTTAAGCCTTATAAACTTTATGGAGAAAATCAACGAACTTAACCTGGATCCATTTAGATTTTAAAGAGACCAGAGGAAGTATTGTTATAGGCTCTAAAAAACGATAAAGGGAGAATCTCTTTTACTAGGCGAAAAATTTTTGTAAACTATTCTTGTAGAATATTATATGGGGTGTTATTCATGCAAAAACACCTAAAAGTAATTTTTGTAATTGCTTTATTGTTTTTCTCAAGTATGTGCATAGGCAAGAAGGAGACATTAACGACAAACTCCTCAGTTCCTATTCTAGAAACATCCGAGAAAGATCTCTACTCCACTTGGCTTAGAAATGAAACCAGATATTTTACGATTTATTATCCAAAAATTAAGGAAGAGGGATTTAATTTCAACATCAGGTATCTTCTAGTAGGGATTGACTATGTTTACGAAAGTTACTCAAAAGCTTTTGGAAAAACTTCAGAAAAGATTGAACTCTATATTTATCCAAGTGAAGTGGAGTTAAAGTTTGATTATCCAACAGAACTTCCATGGTATATTGAGGGAAACAAGATATTTACCTTTATTGAGATGGATACAAAGAGTTTTAACTACTACAGAGTGGAAAGTGCTTTGATAGCGTATTTAACTGGAAAAGTAAACGGATTGACCTTTGTATTTCCGTTTTTGGGTGATTTTTACTTTAGAGGAGCAGATGACCTCAAAGATGTATCTTTTGAGGAACTTCTTTCCCTAGCTGATAGTCAGAATATCGATGAGGTCATGGATTACAAGGACAACATAATTGATTTTGTGGGTTTTCTTGTGCATAGATATGGGGTTGAAGAAGTTTTGAAGCTTCTTGAGAGTGATAGTCCTTCTAAAATAATAAGAGAGCTACCCAACGTTAAGGGGGAATATGAAAGGTTTGTTGAGTGGTTTTGGGGTGGGGGGATAATAGATGGGTTACTTGAAATTAAGGACATAAACTTGACAGTTGTTCTTGAAGAAGAAAAGGCGTTTTTCTTGGCAAATGAGAGTATTAAAGTGAGCTACCTAAAGAAATACTACCCATTCTTTGTCAAAAGCGTCTATCTCAATATAAGAGGAATGAGCACTCAATATTTGCAAAGTTTTTCTTTTCTGCTTCCCTATGAACAGAGAGAGACTTATGAAATATCTTATATCGGAAACTACAGCATTCAACCATTAACGTATGATGAGGATATTCATTATGCACTTTCTGGAAAGTTTATAATCCCCAACATGACTCTTATTGGCAATGCTCATTTATTCCCTCAGCCTGTGGGCCAATATCTCCCCCAAGGAAAAATTGAAGTAAAAAGTCAAAATGTAGCTTTTGCAACAACACTACCCAGTCAGGATGTATTCCTTGCAACGGGTAAGTTTAAGAGCTTTAAAGGCTTTGTTAATGGAACATCCGTCGAATTTTACTATACTGGAGGTGTAGAGACTCCATCAACAGTGTTTAAACAAGCCTTGAGTGCTTTTAGATACATAAAAGAATGGTTCGAAGTTCCAACGTCCCAATTTAAGGTTGTTTATACAGAGGAAGGTATTAAAGAAAACATTTACTGGTCAAGAGATTTGCTTGTTTATAGACCCTGGTGGGGATATCATGAGCGGTATTTTGTAGTGGGGCTCTATCATAGTTGGTTTGATAGTGTAAAAATAAAGCCAGGTGATATCTGGGTGTTAAGAGGCCTATCCCCACTGTTGGAAGCAGTTCGGCTAGATAAGC
Protein-coding regions in this window:
- a CDS encoding ATP phosphoribosyltransferase regulatory subunit encodes the protein MKKDLFSESVRLAYTVKNLRRTFELWGYKEIFLPSVEEYSPNLRKGTKFAYNNKFYMFKPDPTSQILANLKEKRELKLYYILEVLNGTTKGEWQAGIEFIGGNDLMVQVEGILIAITALESLGINEFYIDVGSLEVWKRALKGIEEYKPQIITALSRRNFEKIEGLPIPSAKKEELWKLFNFRGKKCEYQKLNKIIEAVDDKRVFVDFGTIRILPYYSDIIFEVYSPKFGKPIGGGGEYEIKGMKAFGFAFDLKAILKLYEGDLEKTRKIISGELKEAYNKAKQLVRLGIPVEVRK